TGGGTCTGGTTCTCACTATACAGTCCGCGCCAACTTTAGCACAATTTGGAGCAGAATCCTGGCTGCCCGCCATGGTTGGAATATCTATCATCCGTGAGATTGGACCCGTTATCACTGCTTTAATATGTGCAGGAAAGGTAGGCTCAGGAATTGGTGCCGAATTAGCCTCTATGAAAGTAACCGAACAAATTGATGCGATGGAAGTGTCAGGCACCAACCCCTTTAAATATCTCGTGGTCACAAGGGTAGTTGCTACTACAATCATGATTCCAATTCTCGTAATTTTTGCCGATGTGATTGCTCTGGGAGGTGCTTATGTAGGCGTCAATATCTCAGGTGATGTAAGTTTTACATTATTCTTTTCACAGGTCATTAATGCAATTGAATTCTCAGATATATTCCCTGCAATTATCAAGACATTTTTCTTTGGTTTTATCATCGGACTTGTAGCTTGTTATAAAGGATACAATTCAAACAAGGGCACGGAAGGTGTTGGGGCAGCAGCTAATTCTGCGGTAGTTTTGGCTTCCCTTTTAGTTTTTGTAATTGACATGATAGCCGTACAGTTTACCAACCTTTTAGTCTACTGAGAATATGAAAGAAAATAAAAGTGATATAGTGGTAGAAATGGTAAACATCCAAAAATCCTTTGGAGAACTTAATGTGTTGAAAGATATCAATCTCAAAGTAAAGAAAGGAGAGACAGTTGTTGTTTTGGGCAAGTCAGGTTCCGGTAAATCAGTGCTGATAAAATGCATAGTTCGACTGCTCGAAGCAGATGAAGGAAAGGTATCCATACTTGGCAGCGATATTTATGCTTTGGATAGAAAAGAAATGAATAATCTTCGGATGAAAATCGGTTTCCTGTTTCAGAGTGCTGCATTGTATGATTCACTAACGGTCAGAGAAAACCTAGAGTTTCCACTAAGACGATCCGGTAAACCACAGGAAGAAATTGACAAACTGGTAATGGAAGTATTGGAAAATGTGGGATTAGGAGATGCCGTAGATTTAATGCCATCGGAACTATCGGGAGGTATGAGAAAAAGAATAGGCTTAGCCCGTTCAATGATATTTAAGCCGGAAATAATGCTATATGATGAGCCTACAACCGGTTTGGATCCGGTTACCGCAAAAGAAATCAGCCATCTGATTTTGGAAGTGCAAAAGAAATACAATACCACTTCTATCATCATTACGCATGATTTACAATGTGCCCGGATAACCGCCAACAGAATGATGGTATTGAAAGATGGTGTATTTGTGGCAGAAGGCACTTTTGATAAATTGGAAAAATCAAAAGATAAATGGGTACACTCATTTTTTGAATAAAATTTAGAAACTGTAAAGAATGAAAAACTAATGTTAAAAAAAGTACAATGAAAAATAAATCAGGTCAACAAATTAAGCTGGGGGTATTA
The Chitinophagaceae bacterium DNA segment above includes these coding regions:
- a CDS encoding ABC transporter permease — protein: MAVLEKKEESFKSLKAFFTEVSSLTMFTGRFFKESVQPPFEFKELMRQAYLVGNKSFYLVAITGFIMGLVLTIQSAPTLAQFGAESWLPAMVGISIIREIGPVITALICAGKVGSGIGAELASMKVTEQIDAMEVSGTNPFKYLVVTRVVATTIMIPILVIFADVIALGGAYVGVNISGDVSFTLFFSQVINAIEFSDIFPAIIKTFFFGFIIGLVACYKGYNSNKGTEGVGAAANSAVVLASLLVFVIDMIAVQFTNLLVY
- a CDS encoding ATP-binding cassette domain-containing protein, whose product is MKENKSDIVVEMVNIQKSFGELNVLKDINLKVKKGETVVVLGKSGSGKSVLIKCIVRLLEADEGKVSILGSDIYALDRKEMNNLRMKIGFLFQSAALYDSLTVRENLEFPLRRSGKPQEEIDKLVMEVLENVGLGDAVDLMPSELSGGMRKRIGLARSMIFKPEIMLYDEPTTGLDPVTAKEISHLILEVQKKYNTTSIIITHDLQCARITANRMMVLKDGVFVAEGTFDKLEKSKDKWVHSFFE